The sequence AGTGCGGGAAAGCGGAGAGAAACGAAACACAGGTACAGTGTGACTGTTATCTCGACTTCCAACTATTAACGTTACTAATGTAACGCGAGGGTACTAGCCGCAAGCTAactggctaacgttagcatcccATCGACCAACTAGATTTGACTTGAGATTGCACTTTGGAGAGGAGGGTAATGTCGcctgttttttattattcagcCCCAAGAAAACACTTTCGTTCACACTGCTACAGTTTGGAGCTAAACGTTCCGAAAGAGACCGCCAACTTGAGTTATAATAACCCAGAGAGCGAGTTTTTACTTGGTGCCAGCCGAAGACACAGCGTCAGTAGCGTCAGTAGTGGGCTAGTAACAGCAACGTAAGCGTGGGGAAAACAAAAGGACTTCAAAGTCtgacacaacacatacataactGTTAAGGAATAAAGCTGTGACAAAATTGTGGTTTAGCTCGCAAAACGTGGCTCAGATAAAGCACCGGGTGCACATTCActacctcattttttttttattgattaacTAGCTAATTTATAGAAAACCAAGCTTTAATACATTGTAAAATGCTGCTTTATAAAGGAGTAATATTCTCGAGTTACCtttgctgaaatacaaaaatacaactacAAGCTCACTCTAAAGTTACTCCTGAGATCCATGAGCACATTTTTATTCACTTTAGGAATATTATTGTCAACGTTGTCAGTATGAGTATAAATGATGCATCAGTGGGGAGTGTTGAACCAGACTATACATTTATGATATAGAACAGAAAGAATATGTTTTTATAGACTATACCTTACACTTGATTAACAGTGTGTAGTATGGATTGGTTATGTGTAGcataaccatagactgtaattagagcatatataaatatatgttgaAAGTTAAAGGAGAAAAAGTTCCTTGTGGTGGTGAGATGTGAATATACTACAATATAATATACTTACGACAAATAGATCCTGCCTAGTCGGGTTAGCAATTTGTATAATAGTTTTAGTTCTTATTACTCATAACAATTGCTTGGTCTGCCAGAGATCGAGGCTATCATAACCCCCTAAAACTCTCTCTGAAAGTGAACCGAGGTGGGATTATACTTTGTCTCCATTATACCTGTAGCTTCTGCGATTTCCCCAATTTTAATCCATTGAGATATCAGTAAATAGACATAGATTTGTCAAGGTTTGAATGAGTTGAGTTTCCAGTGAAGTTAGAGAGGGCAGCTGTTGTAGTCTTGGGGGGCCACCGGGAGCCGCGATAGACAAAGACCCCCAGAGAGCCTCAGCCACTTGTATTGTCTACCGGAGTTTGGTAGATGGGAATTCATCTCTCGGGCTTTAAAGATTGCCCCCTCACCCTCTGCAGGAGCACTATCGGTCATGTTTAACCTGGAGAATGGGAGAAATAGGAGCTTCATGTCGGTCATCTAACTCTGCGGACGGGCTTTGTTCTGGTCGTAGTTGGAGTAAACTGGAGATGAAGTTGCTGATGTGATTTGGGATTGAAAGCAAACGTAAGGTCTTTCAAAATGCGGTGCATATAATTTGTGTCTTCTGAGATCGGTGAGCGATATCGGTCATTGTCTCTGTGGTCGCCTGTCGGTTGGAACCGCACCGTTAGTGCGCGAGGAGGGAGTTTAGTGGGTTACTTTCTGCTGTGTCCTGGGCTGACCGTCTAGTCTATTGTGCTGCTGGGAGACTCACTGGCACGGAGATACGGAGAGAAAACGAGGCTTGGCCACCTAATAACATAGCACTGACTGTGGATGGCACTTAAAATGAGAGGTCCCCTTCATGGCACGTTGTTTTATCAGATGCTGCCACTCGTCAGCTGTGGCAGCTGGGATTTCCTTAGCATGTAGGAAGAGTCATGGGAGGACGTTATATTACATTGTGAACACCTAACAGTGAAATTGAATATTTATATACAGAATATGAGGCCAGGGCAAAAGCAACTTCACTTTTTCCCACTTTATACACAAAATGttaagggctgcaactaatggtCATTAATGATCAAAACAGTGACAAATGgccattttcatttatatacAGCCCAAGTTACCCTATTCAAACAGCTTGTTCTGATCAACCAATAGTGCAAAATCTGAACAAAATACTAGCCTAATTATATCAGTTCTAAAAATCTTTAGTACATTTTTCAATGTCAGCAATTAAAGTTACTCTCTTTGATATGTCAGAATAGTGTTTCATATTGCTGAAACTAACCATTTTGTTTACCAATTAATCTGCGGATTATGTTCCCATTAATCGTTTTAACATTTGtttataaaatatcagaaactACTGAAGGATGGTGAGCACAATTTCCTAGAGGCCATGGTGACATTTTCATAAAATCtgcaaaagataaaaatatTCCGTCTACTATCACTTAAGACGAAGAAAATCAGCACATCTTCACCGTTAAGAAGCTGAAACAAGATTAATTGATCCCAGTGATGCACCTGGCTGATCCTCCGGCTCAAAATCACTGATACTGACTTGCAGCCATTTTTCTGACCTTATTAATTGGAATGGATATTGGCCATAATATGACAGATTCACATTAAATAAAGCTTCTTTGCcagtgtctttaaaaaaaagatcattgtTTCTGCAGTTACATTCACTGAGTTACAGTGGGCTGCTTGCACAGTTTTTAGAGCCCCACTAAACCCTGACATCCTGTTGACACACAGTgatatacacattttaaattggaAAAAGAGAGCCCTGGTATGGCAGCTCTAGTGGTGGTGCCCCCATAACAGGAGCATGTTCTTAATTAACTGAAGGAATAAAGGAAGACTTGAGTTAATCAGTGTGGGTCCTGTGATGAACAAGGAGAAGAAGAGCCTGTGGATTGTGTGTTGAACTGAGCTTTAATCCGGCAGTTGGTAAGAGATGTGTTTCATCTAACATATAGAGGCCATGTCATGGCATCTTCACTGTATGCCACTGAACTGATCACAAGGTCATTTTGATTAGCGAGACACCAAGTTCTAGCTATTGAGTGATTATGAGGGGTAAGGAGAAAGAACTGAGAGTTGTTGAGTGTGAATCAGTTATCACACAACCAGTGTTTGGAAAATAAACTCAGCCCAAGTGAAAATAATGGGATTCCTTCCAAGGTAGCAGAAGGTGCCGTTCTACTACAAGAGGGGGTTAGGTTTTATAGGGGTTCAAGTGAAAAATAACAGCAGCCAACttgctaatgaataaaaaaagtcttcagttATATTTTAATGGGAGATTGAATCATACTGGAGACAGAAAAGCTACacgtggtgtgtggtgtgtgtgtgtgtgtgtgtggtgtgtgtgtgtgtgtgtgtgtgtgtgtgtgtgtgtgtgtgtgggtgtgtgtgtgtgtgttgtgtgtgttgtgtgtgtgttgtggtggtgtgtgtgtgtgtgtgtgtggtgtgtgtgtggtgtgttgcaGCCATGCCTCAGTGATGGAGCGCTCGGGGTCCGGGGTCCTGCCAGGAGCAGAGCAAAGACTGTAACCAACGGCAACAGCCAACCACACTCTGAAGAGGAGAGCAGCGATGAAGAGCATGCTCATGGTACACACACAGTAAACTGAAGTATAATCTACTGCATGTGTAAAGTGGACTTACAGTAGACACACATTTCCATTGTGCAGATGTACATCATGCCAGCTGTTCTGCTTTCATTGCTGCAGTGCTTCTATAGTCCCTGCACACTGCTCTCCTCTGTCCTCCCCTCCCTTCCCACACTCTTCCATCCTTGTTATCCTCTGCCCACATATATATTTCCTCCCTCCATTTTCTCCTTCACCCACTGACTCGCTGTTGATCTTTCATTTTTGAAGCATTATCTCACTAGGCACAAGATTTCTTATTAGGCCAAACAGTTTAAATGGAATGGTTAGGTAGGTAGCGTTAAAGGGCACTTTACTACCCAGATTTCCCCCTGTTGATGTATGTCTGAGACTTTAAGCCACCATCCCTATCGTTATTACAACCCCCCAATTTCATACTCGCCTCCACCTCCATCCGTTTTCAGTCTTCCAGTCACTTGTCTTTTTCATCCCTCTTTaattttttctctcatttctcgCCTCCTTTTAAAccccttttttcctttcatcCAACCTTATTTCTTCTTTAGTCATCCCATTCCTGTCTCCACCCATTTCTTACCATCTACTCCAGTTTCTATCATCCCCGTCTCCTCCCttcctgtcctctctccctAGGGAAACAGTAATctatctcttcctcctccttgtctGCTTCCATGCCCCTCTCTTCACTCCTCGCCTTTTACCCTCTTTACCACTGCACTAATTACTTAATGTTTGCCATGCTTTGTTGAacttatctctctctcactgtcggTATTTCTGTCACTTAGTGATGAACATTCTGAAAATGTTGctacaataaaaatgtaatgcataaAGTTATTTTTCACGATATATGCtatttctgttgactttgactTGTTCTTTTGTAAACAGACAAGTTATATGCTGTGATTAAAAACTTTCTGGGATCTTGGTTGAACCAAATTGTTCAGAAAACACAATTAGAACGATTAAGGAAATTGAATAAGGGAAGACTGGAACAGTCAGCAGTTCCTCGTCTTTTAAACCCATTAGAACCACACTATAATTTCTATAGTTGATTAAAAGCAGGCTCCCTGTGTGGTTCTTACAGGCTGACAACTTGAGGATTGTTTGCACTCTTGCAAACTAATTACATATCCCCAGGGTTTCCCAGTATTTTATAGTGCCCCACCTTGCCTGAAATACCTCCACTAAAGAACgttgttgtaaaatgtaattaggCCTATTAGGCATCAGAGAAAATAAGCATCGGTGCTACTTTACACAGCAAAGGCAATGTATTCAATGATTAAGGTTATCGGAGACTCTGACCTTTTACAAGTTGGAAAAGATTGAGAGATCAACTCAGTGATTTACAATCAAGTTCTGATGTATGAGGGGCAAAAACTCACTTTGATAGGAAGTGCTTATCAACTCCACTAACCCTGATCCCACAATAAAGAAATCTCTGTGTAGGACAGACATCAATTTGTTatattgtactttacttttcaaAGCCAGAGCGCTGTTTTGGAGAACCTTTTGTCCTTAGTTTCACAAAATACATAATGACATAATGACTTGGAAAAGGCTTTTAGGCCTGtgctgttgtgtgtatttggcaTATTCAATGTTTTTCTCACAAACCACGGGGTCTCAATTAGCTCAGATTAAGTATTCTGCAGCTATTATTTCAATGTGTCAGATATTTAATCAACAATTtggtaaatgtaaatattgctATTGCAGAGGCAGAGCCCTGATGGGATTAACCAATAGTGAAGCCAGTTAGAGGGCAGAGCGCAAAAAATGATTACCATGCTGTAGATGACTCTCCTTGTGTCTCCTGTTATCTGCGTCTATCCAGCTCTGCAACTTCCTGGGTAATCTACTGGAATACTTGTCCCCCATCCTCTTCTATCTCTGCAGCTCTAGCCATCCTTCTGGGAAATAGAAAGTCATGTTcgtcttgtgtgtgtctctctctctacagacAGTATGATCAGAGTGGGGGGAGACTACCAGGCTCAGATCCCAGAGTTCAAACCAGGTAAGCTgagagaggaaaacatgagagaaaaagagatgattgaaaaggaaaattactagagagagggaggaaatcCGGGCTGAGAAGGAGACATAGAGGTGAGCAGTAATGTGGAGGGCATCGAAATGGAGGTAGGAGGGGAATGCGGCTGATGAGAGAAATGAAGGTCAAATGACCAGTAACTGTCTTCAggaagtggagaggaaaaatggAGACACTTGCCAGTGTTGCAGAGGTTGTCCTTGTTCTGTAATGGGAAATGCAAATATAGTGTTGTTTAATACAAGAGTGATACTTCCTCCACACAGCTTGGATTGACAGAGTTACATAGATGTAGAACAGTCCGTAGTGATGCTGAATCAGAATAAAGCTAGTTTGTCAGCCTGTTTGTTTGACAACAATTTCATGGGCAATGGACAGGTTTAAAGCTTACTGAAGTATCCTGTTTTCTTGTATAAGTCGTGGTAGATGTAAAGTGGCTGAACACTGCGATATCAATCACCATAGACCAAGTTGTCCCACAACCATCAGATTGCACCAGATGAGGGGCGAAGCAGGAAAAACCAGCCTCTAGTTTAACGTCTAGATTTTGGCAGAACACAGGTGGTGAATTCCTGAAAGAGTCTGACACACCACCATCTCCTCCTCGTGTTTCTTGCCAAcgaaaagagagatggagccTAGACAGGAGAAAACACGCAAAGAGGGAGAAGTAAAAGTAATATGAAGATAGATAAGTAGACAATCaggtagagagaggggggggggggggggagtcatgAGCAGTGGAGGAGGGTTTGAAAGAGGGATTCAAATATTCACATTACCtcaatattacatttaaatgctaaaaatgtcattgttgtttttccagACAGCCCAACCCGCTACAATGAGAAGGACGAGAGGAGCATGTTGGTCTGGCGTCCCAACAGTCAGCTTTCTGATGCAATGTGTAAgagacacgcacacgcacacgcaagcTTGACAGTGTGACCTTCAGTTTAATGGCTATTTGCTGACTAGAGAATAGCAATTAAAACTTTAaatctgtgttttctcctgtcCACTCGTTTTCTCTTATTCTTTGGCCCTCTTTGTCTTCATCTCTTTCCCTTATTTATTTCATGGTCctcatctttctttctctctattgTGCATTTCTTTTCTCTAATTTCTCTACCTATCCTTCTCCATCCACTATactattgtttctttttttcccttctatttttttcttgcacTAAACCTCCTTATACtaatgtttcctttatttttaaccCATTTCATATTTCTTCTAATCCCAGTGGACGAGTACATACTGATGGCTAAAGAGAAACATGGATACAACATGGAGCAGGTATGGCAGACTGctaatttcatttcattttcacctATCAGAAAACCCCCCAATGtaaaatctttttctttcactGCTCCTTTTTATATCTCTCTGTTGTGACCTGTCACTGTTTGCCTGACGCTGTCTTCGTCCTGCCTGTGCTCTCAGGCCCTGGGCATGTTATTATGGCACAAACATGATGTGGAGCGCTCGCTTGCCGACCTGGCCAACTTCACCCCGTTCCCAGACGAGTGGACAGTGGAGGACAAAGTGCTGTTTGAGCAGGCCTTCAGCTTCCACGGCAAGAGCTTCCACCGCATCCAGCAGATGGTGAGAgactgggggtggggggtagagagcgtaagccccgcccactctgccggcgatttgattttgccctgcaggtcggtctggaaacctgcgcgtttaattctcctgcttcagttcacaattaagcgggaaccaatcacaaactggcttatctcccTGGCGTGCTACTGGCGGGTTGAACACGATGGCGACAGAGAAGCGACCACGCCGCTTTTTGTTAACATTCCATGTAGCGGCCACCGAACGCCATCGAcgcccaaaaacaaaacaaaaattcaatATTTGAAATTCAATTGAGtgatttctgtgtttgtgtgtagcttCCAGACAAGCTGATCTCCAGCCTTGTGAAGTACTACTACAGCTGGAAgaagaccaggaccaggacctcTGTCATGGACCGACAGGCCAGGAGGCTGGtcagcaagagagagaaagacgacAGGTGTGAGATCCCCTGCAGGGAGCGAGACGGGTAaagggagggacagagagaagaatAAATGTTGGAGGAAGGACTGAGCAGGAAGGAAACATTAAGTTCTCAGAAACTACTCCTCTGAGAAGTGACATTTCCAGAGCTCTGTAGTTAAAGGACACTCGATAAGCACGTCCTACTAGGAATCAAGAGTCTCATGAATAAAAATGAGATACTTTGATATTATTAGTTGTCATTTTCAGTTGACATTCTGGAGCAGTTTTAAAAATACTATGATGAAATCAGACACTTTTAATTTAGACAAGTGGCAGAATCTTGGTTATGTATATTTTCTGTCTTCTTGTAGTAATGATGAGATTGAGGAAGGAGACCCTGGCAGCGACAGTGACTTTGAGATTGACGCCAAGAAAGAGGTGAGCAGTGTGAAATGTTTGTTGagcgtgcgtgtgcatgttcgtttaaacatttttttgtgtgtttttattagtCATGACTTGCCTGAGGAGATGAGCTCAGCCAAATTGATGCCTTCTCTATCCTTCAATTTGAACTTCATTTATTATACATGAATGGAATGCTGCTGCCTTCTTGAATTGCTGTTCATGTAAACAGGTGTCACTCTGACAGAACCGCTCTCTGCCTACACAGGCAGTCAAACAGAATCCCAACAATGCCAACTCTGACAAGGCCACCCCCAGTCGCTCTGGGCCGGTGAAGAAGGAAAATATCGGAGCGCAGTACCGCCACCACCCGCTCAGAGCCCGCCGCAGGCCACCTAAAGGCATGTACCTGGAGCAGGGAGACATCATGTCGGTGTCAGCCTCCCACAATGCCGGGGTGCTAACTATACGACAGCTGGACACACAGTTGGTGTCACTCAAGAGACAGGTATGCACCTTCAGTATGAGTAATCTGGCCCTGTGAACTGAAGGTGTAAGTGCACCTAAAATAATCTGAGCATCTGAAAGCTACTGCACTTCTACAGGTAGTTTTGGTGAAAACCAATAGGATTTCAGTGTATGTGTAACTATGGATCTGCCAGTAAAGGTGAAATTTAACACCTCCTCGAGAGATTTATAGCGcaacaatacattaataaattgTCACCTTTTTATGTGCCAGATATAATGAATTCAGTCTcactggggaggagggggggtcgCTTTGTTTTTTACCGTTTTTTTTGCAGGTTTCAATAATAGAAAATGAAGAATTGCTCCAAGAAGAATTTTAAACTGCAACTGCATGTTAAAGTAAACTGTGTCCTTGTCCCCTTTGTCCTCTCAGGTCCAGTCTATTAAACAGAACAACAGTAGTTTGAAACAGAGCTTAAATGAAGGTGTTGACACTTTCAAACCAGCCGAGGTAAGTCCTTTGTCTTATCCCTTTTTGATTTGAAAACGTTTCCTGGGTTCACTTTTCCTCATCTCTGATCTCTCTTCAGTTTGTCGCTGTCCTCTTTCCCCATTCCCCATTTCCCTCCAGATATTATTTCATCCCTTGTGGGACTGAGATTAGTCGTAATCTGCCCTTTTCTCCCTTGCTGTCattttcaccccccccccttcttcttctctcccctcctcttctgCTGTACCACCCTCACACTCTAATCtgttccccttctctctcagCCTGTCCCTAAGATGAACTCTCGATGGAccacagaggagcagctcctgGCTGTGCAGGGTGAGTGAAGGCTAGAGcagcatcctcctcctcctcctcctcctcccttacAGAGTCACAGGGAGAAGTTAGACACTAACTCATATTCATATTCTCCACACACCGAAGCTAGACGTGTCGTTACTGAAGCACAGCACTGCCTCATGCAGTGCCGGAGACATCTCACCAGACACATTACCAAACAGTGTTGAATCTTGAATCTGTTCATGGGCGGTGGCTAGaataatatttacatatttaagtCACCCCTCTGCTTTGGTTAAACTGTTGGCTTTAATTAACACCCAGGCTTTGTCCAAAATCATGTATTATTCAGTGTGTAGTGTAATCACAATTTGCTGTACCAGATTAGATGCATTTAGTTGCAAACCCCcagaagaagagaaagcagAAGCTGAAAGCCATAAAATGAATGATATGAGAGTGAAGCTGGACAGGCCTGGAAAAGAGCAGGTGCACTCAGCCAGCCGAGCTCAGATAAGGGTTAACAGAAAAGGCACGCATCAACGAGCCTGCTGACACCACATTCActcctcctgtctctcctctcacacacactgctgcactTCACTGACCGAAGGGAAGAAAGCAGACtgttttgttgccttttgaTGGCAATGACTCATTAGTGAGTGATGCATAGACACAACATGAACCTGGCGTTCTCCTTTCCAGCTATCCGTCGCTATGGCAAAGACTTTGCAGCCATTGCGGAGGTGATCGGCACCAAGACACCAGCTCAGGTGAGCAACCGCTTCCTCAGATCTTGTGAAGATCGCCTCTCTCCTCTCGTATTCTGACCCGTCTTaccctccatccatccagcagTTTACGCTTTGTGAGATCTGCTCTTCATCTACTCTCCAATTGCATTCTCATTCCTCTGTCTGGATAATTATTACCTCCATTATCCCTCCTTTCATTTGTCTACCGACCTCCAATCTCCGTGCCCTGCTTCATTTCTCCAGACGCaggtctttccattcattttggatGGGGGTAGTGCGTTTAGGCTGCGGTGGGGTTTGCCGCAGGGGGGAGACGCAAATGTTTTTTGAGTTGAGACGTACTAAATTTTTGTATGAACCCAACC comes from Etheostoma spectabile isolate EspeVRDwgs_2016 chromosome 19, UIUC_Espe_1.0, whole genome shotgun sequence and encodes:
- the rcor2 gene encoding REST corepressor 2 isoform X2; this encodes MPCLSDGALGVRGPARSRAKTVTNGNSQPHSEEESSDEEHAHDSMIRVGGDYQAQIPEFKPDSPTRYNEKDERSMLVWRPNSQLSDAMLDEYILMAKEKHGYNMEQALGMLLWHKHDVERSLADLANFTPFPDEWTVEDKVLFEQAFSFHGKSFHRIQQMLPDKLISSLVKYYYSWKKTRTRTSVMDRQARRLVSKREKDDSNDEIEEGDPGSDSDFEIDAKKEAVKQNPNNANSDKATPSRSGPVKKENIGAQYRHHPLRARRRPPKGMYLEQGDIMSVSASHNAGVLTIRQLDTQLVSLKRQVQSIKQNNSSLKQSLNEGVDTFKPAEPVPKMNSRWTTEEQLLAVQEEEKAEAESHKMNDMRVKLDRPGKEQVHSASRAQLSVAMAKTLQPLRR
- the rcor2 gene encoding REST corepressor 2 isoform X3; the encoded protein is MPCLSDGALGVRGPARSRAKTVTNGNSQPHSEEESSDEEHAHDSMIRVGGDYQAQIPEFKPDSPTRYNEKDERSMLVWRPNSQLSDAMLDEYILMAKEKHGYNMEQALGMLLWHKHDVERSLADLANFTPFPDEWTVEDKVLFEQAFSFHGKSFHRIQQMLPDKLISSLVKYYYSWKKTRTRTSVMDRQARRLVSKREKDDSNDEIEEGDPGSDSDFEIDAKKEAVKQNPNNANSDKATPSRSGPVKKENIGAQYRHHPLRARRRPPKGMYLEQGDIMSVSASHNAGVLTIRQLDTQLVSLKRQVQSIKQNNSSLKQSLNEGVDTFKPAEPVPKMNSRWTTEEQLLAVQEEKAEAESHKMNDMRVKLDRPGKEQVHSASRAQLSVAMAKTLQPLRR
- the rcor2 gene encoding REST corepressor 2 isoform X4; translation: MIRVGGDYQAQIPEFKPDSPTRYNEKDERSMLVWRPNSQLSDAMLDEYILMAKEKHGYNMEQALGMLLWHKHDVERSLADLANFTPFPDEWTVEDKVLFEQAFSFHGKSFHRIQQMLPDKLISSLVKYYYSWKKTRTRTSVMDRQARRLVSKREKDDSNDEIEEGDPGSDSDFEIDAKKEAVKQNPNNANSDKATPSRSGPVKKENIGAQYRHHPLRARRRPPKGMYLEQGDIMSVSASHNAGVLTIRQLDTQLVSLKRQVQSIKQNNSSLKQSLNEGVDTFKPAEPVPKMNSRWTTEEQLLAVQAIRRYGKDFAAIAEVIGTKTPAQVSSFFVSYRRRFNLDEVLREWAAEQVATSRDQRDLRRSSEDMAAAADGAAEEDEVSRRSMHMHL
- the rcor2 gene encoding REST corepressor 2 isoform X1, which encodes MPCLSDGALGVRGPARSRAKTVTNGNSQPHSEEESSDEEHAHDSMIRVGGDYQAQIPEFKPDSPTRYNEKDERSMLVWRPNSQLSDAMLDEYILMAKEKHGYNMEQALGMLLWHKHDVERSLADLANFTPFPDEWTVEDKVLFEQAFSFHGKSFHRIQQMLPDKLISSLVKYYYSWKKTRTRTSVMDRQARRLVSKREKDDSNDEIEEGDPGSDSDFEIDAKKEAVKQNPNNANSDKATPSRSGPVKKENIGAQYRHHPLRARRRPPKGMYLEQGDIMSVSASHNAGVLTIRQLDTQLVSLKRQVQSIKQNNSSLKQSLNEGVDTFKPAEPVPKMNSRWTTEEQLLAVQAIRRYGKDFAAIAEVIGTKTPAQVSSFFVSYRRRFNLDEVLREWAAEQVATSRDQRDLRRSSEDMAAAADGAAEEDEVSRRSMHMHL